In Dioscorea cayenensis subsp. rotundata cultivar TDr96_F1 chromosome 9, TDr96_F1_v2_PseudoChromosome.rev07_lg8_w22 25.fasta, whole genome shotgun sequence, a genomic segment contains:
- the LOC120269355 gene encoding UDP-rhamnose/UDP-galactose transporter 4-like has translation MAAASKADKKAAMDVASWMFNVVTSVGIIMVNKALMGTYGFSFATTLTALHFATTTLMTTVFRWLGYVQPSHLSMPELLKFVLFANLSIVGMNVSLMWNSVGFYQIAKLCMIPVSCLLEVMLDKVRYSRDTKLSIVVVLIGVAICTVTDVSVNAKGLLAATIAVWSTSLQQYYVHYLQRKYSLGSFNLLSHTAPVQAVTLLVLGPFMDFWLSNKRVDKFDYNGTSLFFIVLSCTIAVGTNLSQFICIGRFTAVTFQVLGHMKTILVLVLGFIFFGKEGLNLHVVLGMILAVLGMIWYGNASSKPGGKERRSYSLPIDKSQKHGSFSESVVSDEKV, from the exons ATGGCTGCTGCGAGCAAAGCAGACAAGAAAGCAGCAATGGATGTAGCCTCATGGATGTTCAACGTAGTGACTTCTGTAGGAATCATCATGGTCAACAAAGCTTTGATGGGCACATATGGCTTCAGTTTTG CTACTACTTTGACTGCTCTACATTTTGCCACGACAACCCTCATGACTACAGTTTTTAGGTGGCTGGGATATGTTCAGCCTTCACATTTATCCATGcctgaacttctgaaatttgtCCTTTTTGCAAACTTGTCAATTGTTGGCATGAACGTGAGTTTAATGTGGAATTCTGTGGGGTTCTATCAA ATAGCGAAGCTATGCATGATCCCAGTATCATGCCTACTAGAAGTAATGTTGGATAAAGTACGTTATTCACGAGATACAAAGCTCAGTATAGTTGTGGTTCTCATAGGAGTTGCAATATGTACTGTTACTGATGTTAGTGTCAATGCTAAAGGTCTGTTAGCTGCTACAATAGCAGTCTGGAGCACTTCTTTGCAACAATAT TATGTTCATTATCTGCAACGGAAGTATTCATTGGGATCATTCAACCTCTTGAGCCATACAGCTCCAGTACAGGCGGTAACACTACTTGTGTTGGGGCCTTTTATGGACTTCTGGTTGTCAAACAAAAGAGTGGATAAATTTGATTATAATGGTACTTCTTTG TTCTTCATTGTACTCTCGTGCACAATTGCGGTTGGAACCAACCTCAGCCAATTCATATGCATTGGAAGATTCACAGCAGTGACATTCCAAGTTCTTGGTCACATGAAGACTATTCTTGTTCTTGTCCTCGGATTCATATTCTTTGGTAAAGAAGGTCTCAATCTTCATGTAGTCCTTGGCATGATCTTAGCAGTTTTAGGTATGATCTGGTACGGGAATGCATCATCCAAACCAGGGGGGAAAGAGCGGCGGAGCTACTCGCTGCCAATTGACAAATCTCAGAAGCATGGATCATTTTCAGAATCAGTAGTGTCTGATGAGAAGGTTTAG